The genomic stretch GAATTGGTGTGCCTGTGTGTCCTTCTGGTATTGCAAACAATTGGGAGGAAGCTAAAGCAGTAGCAGAAGAAATTGGCTCTTATCCTCTTATTATACGCCCTGCTTTTACGATGGGAGGTACTGGAGGTGGTATTGCTTATAATCAAGAAGAATACGAAGAAATGGCTAAATTTGGGATTGATGCTTCTCCCATGTCTCAGATTCTCGTGGAAAAATCTCTTATTGGTTGGAAAGAATATGAGTTGGAAGTAATGCGAGATTTGGAGGATAATGTTGTTATCATCTGTTCGATCGAAAATATTGATCCGATGGGAGTACATACTGGAGATTCTATCACCGTTGCTCCCGCCCAAACATTAACTGATAAGGAATATCAACGATTAAGAGATTATTCTAAAGCAATTATTCGAGAAATTGGAGTGGAAACTGGTGGTTCAAATATTCAGTTTTCCGTCAACCCTATTAATGGGGATGTGATTGTAATTGAAATGAATCCTCGCGTATCTCGATCGTCTGCTTTGGCATCGAAGGCGACAGGTTTTCCCATTGCCAAATTTGCCGCTAAGTTAGCTGTTGGCTACTCTTTAGATGAAATTTCCAACGATATTACTAAAAAAACCCCTGCATCTTTTGAGCCGACTATTGACTATGTTGTAACTAAGATACCCCGTTTTGCCTTTGAAAAATTCCCCGGCTCATCTCCCGTATTGACAACCCAAATGAAGTCTGTAGGGGAAGCAATGGCCATCGGACGTACTTTTGCGGAATCTTTCCAAAAAGCCTTAAGATCTCTTGAAACGGGACGTTTTGGTTTTGGTTGTGATAAAAATGAGACTTTACCCACATTATCACAAATTAGCTCTCAATTACGCACTCCTAACCCTGAGAGAATTTTTAGCGTTTATCATGCCTTGAGATTGGGGATGACAGTTGAACATATTTACGAATTAACAGCGATCGATCCTTGGTTTTTAGATAAGATGCAGGAAATCGTCAATATTGAGAAATATATGAGACGCACAACCTTAAAAAATATAACTCCTGCGGAAATGCGTTTTATTAAACAACACGGTTTTAGCGATCGCCAAATTGCCTTTGCTACCAAGACAACGGAAGACGAAGTAAGAAGTTTCCGCAAATCTTTAGGAGTATTACCTGTTTATAAATTAGTCGATACTTGTGCCGCCGAATTTGAAGCCTTTACCCCTTATTATTACTCCACCTATGAAGCAGGAGAAAATGAAAGTATCCCCACCGATAGACGTAAAGTCATGATTTTAGGTGGTGGCCCTAACCGCATCGGGCAGGGTATAGAATTTGATTATTGCTGTTGTCATGCCTCTTTCTCTCTCCAAGACGCAGGTTTTGAGACAATTATGGTTAACTCTAACCCTGAAACTGTCTCTACTGACTATGATACTAGCGATCGACTTTATTTTGAACCGTTAACGAAGGAAGACGTTTTAAACATCATCGAAGCAGAAAATCCCGAAGGCGTAATTATCCAATTTGGTGGACAAACACCGCTAAAATTAGCTGTACCCTTGAAAAACTATCTCGCTGATCCTAATACTACTGTTACAACCAAAATTTGGGGTACTTCTCCAGACTCGATCGATACAGCAGAAGACAGAGAGAAATTTGAGGCAATTTTACACGAATTAAACATTAAACAACCCCCCAACGGTATCGCCCGAAGTTTTGAAGAATCAAAGGTGGTTTCTAATCGCATTGGTTATCCTGTAGTTGTGCGTCCTTCTTATGTTCTTGGTGGCCGGGGTATGCGGATTGTTTATAACGATACAGAATTGGAACAATACATGAGATATGCGGTGGATATTGAACCAGATCACCCTATTTTAATCGATAAATTCCTACAAAATGCGATCGAGGTGGACATTGATGCTATTTGTGATATGACAGGACAAGTCGTGATCGGTGGTATCATGGAGCATATTGAAGAAGCAGGGGTACATTCTGGGGATTCTGCCTGTTCAATTCCTTATATTACCCTTTCTGACTCTATTGTAGATACCTTGCGTACATGGACCGTAAAACTCGCCCAATCTTTAAAAGTAGTCGGTTTAATGAACATTCAATATGCAGTACAAGGAGATACTGCTTATATTCTCGAAGCCAATCCTCGTGCATCTCGTACTGTACCCTTTGTGTCGAAAGCCATAGGACGACCTTTAGCAAAAATTGCCTCTTTGGTTATGTCTGGTAAAACCCTTGAGGAGTTGGGCGCAACAGAGGAGATAATACCCAAACACGTCGCTGTTAAAGAGGCTGTATTGCCTTTCAATAAGTTTGCTGGTACAGATACTTTACTAGGTCCGGAAATGCGGAGTACAGGAGAAGTAATGGGCATAGACAGCGATTTTGGTAAGGCATTCGCTAAAGCTGAAATAGGAGCTGGAGTAATTGTTCATACTTCGGGAACAGTATTTATTTCCATGAATGACAGGGATAAAGAGGCGATCGTGCCTGTAGCAAAAGACTTAGTACAATTGGGTTTTAATATAGTTGCGACTGAAGGTACAAAAAAAGTACTTCTCGAACACGGAGTCACAAATGTGGAATTAGTATTAAAGTTACACGAAGGTCGTCCCCATGTAGTTGATGCTATTAAAAATAAACAAATTCAATTTATCATCAATACTCCTAACAGTGAGGAAGAAACCCAAACTGATGGACGTAAAATTCGTCGATCGGCTTTAGACTACAAGTTACCGATTATTACAACGATCGCCGGGGCTAAAGCAACGGTGGAAGCAATTCGATCACTACAGCATGAACCCTTACAGGTTAAAGCTTTACAGGATTATTTCTAAAATTTTTGGTGGGCATTGCCCACCCTACATTATTATTTTTGTATAATATAGTTCTGTCAATAACATAGCTGAATTATTAAAGACATTGGACACAATAGATATAGAACCCATTTGGTATCTTAGGAAACTGCTAGTCTTTTCAACATTAGTCGGATAAAACATAATTTTATCTTTTGTAGGGCTTCAGATTTTTATCAACTAACAATACATCTACTTTAGTATGGTCACACTGCCAAACATGGTTACTGTAACTAATATCCAAATCAAAACCATCACGAGTTTTAAATGATGAATCCTCACTTATTTTTTGGATAAATATAATAAGTAATTTCCAAAAATAGGAATCAATAGTAAAATCAGTAACATTCTAGTCATTTGCATCATTAAGACAAAACCAGAATCTCCCCCTAATTCAATAACCGTAGCCATCATGGCACTTAATCCTCCTGGTGTTGAACCTAATACAGCGGTTAAAGTATCAATTTTTGTGACAACATGAAACCAATAACCTATCACGAAACAAGTAGTAATTAAAATTAATACTAAAATTATTTCTAATAAGACTGCTTTTAATAATTTTTGCACAGTTTGTATTTCAAATTTTACACCGATCGATAACCCTAACAATAGTAATCCTCCTTGAAAAATTGACTGAGGAATAGTTATTTCATAAGGAAAAAATAAGAATAAGAGTAAACTGCTGATAAATGTACCTAAAAACAAACTTGAGGGTATTTTGAGTAATTTTCCTGTTTTTACTCCTAATATTGCTGATAAAGTTAAAATAAGAAGGTTTATAGGAAGGGGTAGGGAGGATAATGGTGAATTATTTGAAACTATTTTAGTAACATTTAAAAAATTTTGATCACTAAAAAAACTAACTACGATCGGCACAATTACTGATACCATCATAATCCTAAGATACTGTAACACAGCAACGACGATGGCATCTGCGCCCATTTCCTCACTCATAGCGACTAAAGTATGACCAGCACCCGGAATACATCCTAAAAAACTGGTGGGAAAGTCAATATCAGCAAATTTATAAATTAAATATCCATTAAATAAACTTAAAATACTGGTTATAAATATACAAATAATTAAAGGAAAAAAATATTCTTGACTACCAATTAATGTATCGGGAGTAAAACGACTTGCCGTAAACATGGCTATGATTGCCTGTCCAATTATGTTAAAAGGTTTTGGAATAGATGAACTATCATTTTTAACGATCGACCAGATAATACCAACAACTACAGGTATTAATAACCAAGGAATCGGCAAGTCCAAAGCCTCTCCAATCAAGGCTAAAATCAAAGCAAATATAATAACTAAACTAAGTTCAATTCCACCACGAAAATGGGAAAACAACATCTAAGGATTAGGGAAAAAGATAAATTTGGCAACGATCGTTAAGAAATCATCATTAAAACTCTGATGATAACTAAAAATCCTAATATTACAATATTTAAGAAGTATTTAGTTTATTTTATTAAAACGATTTTCAACTTCACTAAACTTTTTATCGATTTTAGTTTCTAATTTTTGCTCTAAGCCATCGATTTCAGTATCAAGTTCCTCTATTTTACCCTGTAATTTTTCAACTTTGGTATTGATATTACTGGATAAGTTATTAATTGCAAAGTATTATTTGTATTCTTTAGTCGTAACTTACAATGTAGAGATAGTTAATTGTTAATTGTCAACTATTGAAAGATTTATACAGAAATATCGCTAAACTCTCTGGTAAGATGATCAAAAGGTTCATCTATAAAGTCAGTTTTGTCCATTCCTGCTTCTAATGCCATTTCTTTAATCATTTCTTTCATAATTTGAATACCTCTGACAGTGGGTGCGATCGGTACACAAAGAGAATTATAAGTTTCTTTTAATCCCTGTAATACTCTTTCATCTAAAACAGTATTATTACCAGCTACTAAAGCATAACTAGCATAACGAAGGTAATAATCCAAGTCTCTTAAACAAGCAGAGTAACGACGGGTTGTATAAGCATTACCCCCAGCACGAATTAATTCGGGTACTTCTTCAAATAATTGACGGCCAGCATTTTTAACTAATTCAGGAGAATTGGCGTTAATCATGGCAGCTACTTGAAGTCTAGTTGTACCAGATTGATAATAAGATTTTAAAGAATCAAGGGCATTACGATCTAAATAGCGACCGGAGACATCATAATTTTTAATTAAATTAGTTACAGCGTCTAGTAACATTTTTTTCTCCCAAACAATATTTTATGATTAACTTTTATTTATGATCTTAATCGGATCTTGACATCAAAGCCAAAGACTATCATATCAAGACTTATATATTTTTGGTCTATAATCATTGCTCGATCGAGATAGGGAAAACACTACTGTTACACTCCCCCAAGAAAAGGAATTTTCTCCTTTACAATAAATGATTATAAACTGCGAAACTATTATCTTACTTCTTTACGTCTAGTGATAAGAAAAGTATCAAATCTTTACATCTTTTTTAAGGTTATGAATATGAATAAATCCATTCGTCAATTTTTTTCTCACCTCCTTGCTCTTTTCGTCGGTGTAATTATTGTTTTCAGTGGTATTCATCCTCTCATGGCTCAACAAGCTAGTGCTGATGTGTTAGCTCAAGCGGATGTACCCATTACTGCGGATAGTTTTGTCGCTAGAGCAGTGGACAAAACAGGTAAATCAGTAGTAAGAATCGATACAGAAAAGGTGATTACCCGTTCTCTTGATCCTATTTTTGATGATCCTTTTTTCCGTCAATTTTTTGGAGATCAATTGCGTAATCGTATGCCTCAAGAAAGAACCATTACAGGGCAAGGTTCTGGTTTTATTATCGATAGCCAAGGCATAATTCTCACTAACGCCCATGTAGTCAGTGGTGCTGATAAGGTGACGGTTACTCTCAAAGATGGGCGTAAATTTCAAGGAGAAGTCAAAGGCACAGATCAAGTAACAGACTTAGCTGTAGTTAAAATCAATCCTCAAGGGCAAAACTTACCCGTTGCTTCTCTTGGTGATTCTTCTGGAGTAAAAGTGGGAGATTGGGCGATCGCTGTAGGAAATCCTGTCGGGCTTGATAATACTGTGACATTAGGAATTATTAGTACCCTTAACCGTCCTTCTTCTGAAGTAGGTATTTTAGATAAAAGAATTGACTTTTTACAAACCGATGCCGCCATCAATCCGGGTAATTCAGGGGGCCCTCTTTTGAACGCAAGGGGGGATGTCATCGGTATCAATACCGCTATTCGTGCTGATGCGATGGGCATTGGTTTCGCTATCCCTATCAACGTGGCAAAAGAACTACAATCGACTTTAGCACAAGGAAAAGAAGTTCCTCATCCTTACGTTGGTATTCAGATGGTCAAATTAACCCCTGAATTAGCAAGAGAGAATAATCAAGATCCCAATACCGTCTTTTTAATTCCAGAATTAGAAGGAGTTTTAGTGGTTAGAGTTTTACCCAATACTCCTGCCGAACAAGGAGGTATTCGTAGAGGAGATGTAATTATAAAAGTTGATAATCAACCAGTTAAAGATGCGAACCAATTACAAAAATTAGTAGAAAATAGCGGTTTGAATAAAACTCTTAAATTTTCGATCGTGCGATCGGATCAGAAACTAGACTTAAATATTCGTACAGCACAATTACAATAACTTGTACAGTTTAGAGTAATGGCTAATACCTTTTATTTTACCTGAGTTATA from Geminocystis sp. NIES-3709 encodes the following:
- the carB gene encoding carbamoyl-phosphate synthase large subunit, which codes for MPRREDINKILILGSGPIIIGQACEFDYSGTQACKALREEGYQVVLVNSNPATIMTDPETAERTYVEPITPEIVEKVIAKERPDALLPTMGGQTALNTAVSLAESGVLNKYGVELIGAKLPAIKMAEDRELFKEAMARIGVPVCPSGIANNWEEAKAVAEEIGSYPLIIRPAFTMGGTGGGIAYNQEEYEEMAKFGIDASPMSQILVEKSLIGWKEYELEVMRDLEDNVVIICSIENIDPMGVHTGDSITVAPAQTLTDKEYQRLRDYSKAIIREIGVETGGSNIQFSVNPINGDVIVIEMNPRVSRSSALASKATGFPIAKFAAKLAVGYSLDEISNDITKKTPASFEPTIDYVVTKIPRFAFEKFPGSSPVLTTQMKSVGEAMAIGRTFAESFQKALRSLETGRFGFGCDKNETLPTLSQISSQLRTPNPERIFSVYHALRLGMTVEHIYELTAIDPWFLDKMQEIVNIEKYMRRTTLKNITPAEMRFIKQHGFSDRQIAFATKTTEDEVRSFRKSLGVLPVYKLVDTCAAEFEAFTPYYYSTYEAGENESIPTDRRKVMILGGGPNRIGQGIEFDYCCCHASFSLQDAGFETIMVNSNPETVSTDYDTSDRLYFEPLTKEDVLNIIEAENPEGVIIQFGGQTPLKLAVPLKNYLADPNTTVTTKIWGTSPDSIDTAEDREKFEAILHELNIKQPPNGIARSFEESKVVSNRIGYPVVVRPSYVLGGRGMRIVYNDTELEQYMRYAVDIEPDHPILIDKFLQNAIEVDIDAICDMTGQVVIGGIMEHIEEAGVHSGDSACSIPYITLSDSIVDTLRTWTVKLAQSLKVVGLMNIQYAVQGDTAYILEANPRASRTVPFVSKAIGRPLAKIASLVMSGKTLEELGATEEIIPKHVAVKEAVLPFNKFAGTDTLLGPEMRSTGEVMGIDSDFGKAFAKAEIGAGVIVHTSGTVFISMNDRDKEAIVPVAKDLVQLGFNIVATEGTKKVLLEHGVTNVELVLKLHEGRPHVVDAIKNKQIQFIINTPNSEEETQTDGRKIRRSALDYKLPIITTIAGAKATVEAIRSLQHEPLQVKALQDYF
- a CDS encoding HhoA/HhoB/HtrA family serine endopeptidase; this translates as MNMNKSIRQFFSHLLALFVGVIIVFSGIHPLMAQQASADVLAQADVPITADSFVARAVDKTGKSVVRIDTEKVITRSLDPIFDDPFFRQFFGDQLRNRMPQERTITGQGSGFIIDSQGIILTNAHVVSGADKVTVTLKDGRKFQGEVKGTDQVTDLAVVKINPQGQNLPVASLGDSSGVKVGDWAIAVGNPVGLDNTVTLGIISTLNRPSSEVGILDKRIDFLQTDAAINPGNSGGPLLNARGDVIGINTAIRADAMGIGFAIPINVAKELQSTLAQGKEVPHPYVGIQMVKLTPELARENNQDPNTVFLIPELEGVLVVRVLPNTPAEQGGIRRGDVIIKVDNQPVKDANQLQKLVENSGLNKTLKFSIVRSDQKLDLNIRTAQLQ
- a CDS encoding AbrB family transcriptional regulator; this translates as MLFSHFRGGIELSLVIIFALILALIGEALDLPIPWLLIPVVVGIIWSIVKNDSSSIPKPFNIIGQAIIAMFTASRFTPDTLIGSQEYFFPLIICIFITSILSLFNGYLIYKFADIDFPTSFLGCIPGAGHTLVAMSEEMGADAIVVAVLQYLRIMMVSVIVPIVVSFFSDQNFLNVTKIVSNNSPLSSLPLPINLLILTLSAILGVKTGKLLKIPSSLFLGTFISSLLLFLFFPYEITIPQSIFQGGLLLLGLSIGVKFEIQTVQKLLKAVLLEIILVLILITTCFVIGYWFHVVTKIDTLTAVLGSTPGGLSAMMATVIELGGDSGFVLMMQMTRMLLILLLIPIFGNYLLYLSKK
- the apcB gene encoding allophycocyanin subunit beta; the protein is MLLDAVTNLIKNYDVSGRYLDRNALDSLKSYYQSGTTRLQVAAMINANSPELVKNAGRQLFEEVPELIRAGGNAYTTRRYSACLRDLDYYLRYASYALVAGNNTVLDERVLQGLKETYNSLCVPIAPTVRGIQIMKEMIKEMALEAGMDKTDFIDEPFDHLTREFSDISV